A genome region from Setaria italica strain Yugu1 chromosome III, Setaria_italica_v2.0, whole genome shotgun sequence includes the following:
- the LOC101779292 gene encoding probable magnesium transporter NIPA4, whose product MDVASTASASGGGRWYTGMSADNIKGLVLALSSSLFIGASFIIKKKGLKKAASSGVRAGVGGYSYLYEPLWWVGMITMIVGEVANFAAYAFAPAILVTPLGALSIIISAVLAHVMLREKLHIFGILGCVLCVVGSTTIVLHAPPEREIESVTEVWDLATEPAFMCYAAVVIGIAVILVYRFVPLYGQTHVMVYIGVCSLVGSISVMSVKALGIALKLTFSGTNQLIYPQTWAFTLVVISCVITQMNYLNKALDTFNTAVVSPIYYTMFTSLTILASVIMFKDWDRQNPTQIVTEMCGFVTILSGTFLLHKTKDMADGGLSTSSSFRLPTSSSVRFSKQTDNDSEGIPLRSESFRAPH is encoded by the exons ATGGACGTAGCCtcgaccgcctccgcctccggcggGGGAAGGTGGTACACGGGCATGTCGGCGGACAACATCAAGGGCCTGGTGCTCGCGCTCTCCTCCAGCCTCTTCATCGGCGCCAGCTTCatcatcaagaagaagggcCTCAAGAaggccgcctcctccggcgtcAGGGCCG GGGTCGGTGGATATTCCTATTTATATGAGCCTCTTTGGTGGGTTGGCATGATAACAA TGATTGTTGGGGAGGTTGCAAATTTTGCAGCTTATGCATTTGCTCCAGCTATTTTGGTCACTCCTCTTGGTGCTCTTAGCATTATTATCAG CGCTGTGCTTGCACATGTAATGCTGCGGGAGAAGCTGCACATATTCGGCATTCTTGGATGTGTCCTATGTGTTGTGGGATCCACCACAATTGTCCTTCATGCTCCACCAGAGCGTGAAATTGAGTCTGTGACAGAAGTGTGGGATCTGGCAACGGAACCAG CTTTCATGTGTTATGCAGCAGTGGTAATCGGTATAGCTGTCATACTTGTTTATCGGTTTGTCCCACTTTATGGGCAGACACATGTCATGGTCTATATAGGTGTTTGCTCTCTTGTTGGTTCCATCTCG GTTATGAGCGTGAAAGCTCTTGGCATTGCTTTGAAGCTGACCTTTTCAGGAACGAACCAACTAATATATCCACAGACATGGGCGTTTACTCTGGTTGTCATCTCATGTGTCATTACCCAAATGAATTACTTGAACAAG GCACTCGACACTTTTAATACAGCAGTTGTGTCACCCATTTATTACACAATGTTCACATCTTTAACCATTTTGGCTAGTGTCATCATGTTCAAG GACTGGGACAGGCAAAATCCAACACAAATTGTGACAGAGATGTGTGGCTTTGTTACGATCCTTTCTGGAACTTTTCTTCTACATAAAACAAAAGACATGGCTGATGGTG GGCTTTCGACTTCATCTTCCTTCCGTCTTCCTACGTCTTCGTCAGTGCGGTTCTCCAAGCAAACAGACAATGACAGTGAAGGAATTCCTCTGAGGTCGGAATCATTCCGGGCACCACATTGA
- the LOC101779684 gene encoding uncharacterized protein LOC101779684: MFTYLMGWATSHRMTLGRIQGASCSLGGRASGSGLLLAVEPPVLRRLLVALCCVSSCGSKQQAVVASALTVLSGPANQTRESASSTSPPPPLLPIPTEAWRGEEVRKRASGIHSMALGGLLRGLVPPAAWLPCHELFASWHHWLPSLPRLRPPASDGFKLLLVLLLFSAALAEVRYIASSSMAPTLRPGDRAVAEKVTYLFRRPSIGDIVFFKVPTAVQNYGVNKDVVFIKRVLATPGDFIEVRQGQLIVNGVAQKEHYTASHALYTMEAMRLPEGHVFVMGDNRNNSCDSRAWGPLPIGNIVGRYMTSFTRSSFQ; encoded by the exons ATGTTTACTTACTTGATGGGCTGGGCCACATCGCATCGCATGACACTGGGGAGAATACAAGGGGCCAGCTGTTCACTGGGCGGTCGGGCCAGCGGTTCGGGTCTTTTGCTTGCTGTCGAACCGCCGGTTCTGCGGCGACTCTTGGTCGCGTTGTGTTGTGTGTCTTCGTGCGGAAGCAAGCAACAAGCAGTAGTAGCGAGCGCATTGACTGTCCTGTCCGGTCCGGCCAACCAAACCAGAGAGTctgcttcttctacctcccctccgccgccgctcctcccaaTCCCAACAGAGGcgtggagaggagaggaggtgagGAAGAGAGCCTCAGGCATCCATTCCATGGCCTTGGGGGGCCTTCTGCGGGGCCTCGTTCCGCCGGCCGCCTGGCTGCCCTGCCACGAGCTCTTCGCCTCCTGGCACCACTGGCTCCCCTcgctcccgcgcctccgcccgcccgcctccgacGGATTCAAGCTTCTCCTAGTGCTGCTCCTCTTCTCCGCCGCCCTGGCTGAGGTCCGCTAcatcgcctcctcctccatggcgcCCACGCTCCGGCCAGGCGACCGAGCCGTCGCCGAGAAG GTTACATACTTATTCCGGAGGCCATCTATTGGGGATATAGTGTTCTTCAAAGTGCCGACCGCCGTACAG AATTATGGTGTCAATAAGGATGTTGTATTTATTAAGAGGGTACTGGCAACACCTGGAGATTTCATTGAG GTTCGGCAGGGCCAACTTATTGTAAATGGTGTTGCACAAAAGGAGCATTACACAGCATCCCATGCATTGTACACAATGGAAGCAATG CGCCTTCCTGAAGGTCATGTGTTTGTCATGggtgacaaccgaaataacagCTGTGATTCTCGTGCCTG GGGGCCTCTTCCCATTGGCAACATCGTTGGAAGGTACATGACGTCCTTCACAAGATCCTCTTTCCAGTAA